The genomic DNA CCGATCAGTGATTCGTGAATCCGGCAATCGACTTTCATTTGAGTCACATCGGGCAGGTTAATAATTGCCTGACGTTCACGAATCGTCGCTCCTTCTTCGATGTTCACCGGCTCACTGGAACGACGACTTCCCGACATGCTGGCGTAGACGACTTCGCCTTTTTGCGGGGCCTTCAGGATGCACGCCTCAATTTGAGCCTTGTTGTCTTCAAAGCGTTCGAGTTCGACTTCATAAGTCAGCTTTCGGGCTTCCACATCTTTTTCGTACTGTGTTTGAGCAGCTCTGGCTTTGAGCTTGGTTCGTTCCAGTTCCAACTCAAATTCTTTGTCGTTGGCCTTGAGTTCTGCCTCGGTGCGTCTTTTTGTGAAATCGACAAGCACCTTTAATTCTTCTCTGGCCCCTTGCAATTTCAGCTCGGCCTGTTTTACGGCAATCCGGGCAGCGTCGAGTTCGTTTTGCGTGCGGTACCCTTTTTTGACCTGCTCTTGGGTGAAGGTCTGGTTTTCCTGAACGCGAAGCAATTCTTCTTCAGCGAGCGCGACACTACCGTTCAACTGTTTTTCCAGTTGAGGATATTCACCTTTGGTGTACATTTCGAGATCGAGCTTCGCGAGATCCCACTTGAGTTCTGCTGCAGCGATATCACTTTCGTTTTGTTTCTTTTGAATTTCGAGAGCTTCGATCGCCTGAGCCAACGCAGCATCCGCCTGGGTGACGGTAATTTCTTGCTGCTTGGCCTTCTCGCGAAGTGAGGAGGAGTCCAACTCACAGACGATGTCGCCTGCCTCAACAATCGTTCCTTCTGGAACAATCGAGATGATCGTTGTTGTTCCTTCGACTGCGCTGGAGAGTGTGGCGTTACTCTGACTGTCGAGATTCCCTTGTACCGACAAACTGACCAGGAAAGGGCCTCGCTCCACTTTCGACGTCAGCAGATCTGCCGGGATTTTCGCCGAGCCGCCCGAGAACGTGATCGAGCTCCACAACCCCGGGCTCATCGTTCTCGTCGCCAGGGCGAGTCCCCCCAAGCAGACTAACCCGATTGCCGCCGCGATCCAGACCGTTGAGTTGCCGGACCGCTGAGTCGTTTTCGTTGATGTTATTGTCTTCATTGAACCCACCATTATTGACAGCTTCTTCATCGAATCTGTCCAGGTTGCGATAGACTTGGTCGTTCCAGATGCCATCTGGACCAATGTCCATGATACCCATATCTCGGTAAATGTTAAGTCGATTTCGTTCGTAACTCACGTAGTTCGAGATTAACTGGTTCTGTGCTTGCAGGATCGAACTCAGTGCTCTCGTCAAGTTTTGGCCTTCCACACCACTTGACCCGCTGTTGGCAACTTGCCGTGGATCTTTGGGGGCAGCCCCTTCCGCAACAGCCGATTCGTACTGTAATGCGGCAATTCGAACAGCCAGTCGAGAAGTCTCCAGGTTTTGCTTGAGGACATTCAGTTGACGCCAAGCTGTCCGCACGCTTGCCTTCACCTCATCCTCAGCAGCCATGTAATTTCGGCGTTGACGTTGGTATGCGATTAATGCCTCGCGGTAGGCGTTCCGTTCGTCAATTTGATCGAGCGGAGTGTCAAATGATAACGATGCTGTCAGTTGTCCGGTGTCACTACGGAAATCAAAGGGGTTTGTCTCACCTGAAGGGGTTGAGAGACTTCCGTCGATGCCAACATCCAAGACACTTTTGAGGTCATTGGCAATCACTTCAACACGCCGGCGGGCATCCATCACACGGGCTCGTGAATTCATTAAGTCCAATCGTTGATCGACCGCCGTATATGTTGCGTCCTCCAACGAAACATCGAATTCGGCAATGTCAATCAATTCTACACGTGAACTCACCTGAATCACAGCAGCACTTTGGACTTTAAGCAGCAAATCCTGCCTCATATCAATGAGCTGAGACAGCAGTTGAAGAGCCAGAACTTCGTCGATGTCTGGCTGTTCTAATCGAACAAGGATTGCTTCCGTCGCTGCTTCGATATCTCCGAAGTCTCCCAGAAAAGCCTCATAGCGATCTTTGACCTGTGTGTAGTCCGCCATGAGTTGCGCTTTGGCACTCGGCTCTTCTAAAGTCTCTAAACGGGTTGGCAGGATCGTTTTGAATTTATCAAGATCGTTACCAATGACTTCGACAACATCTCGTTTGACCGTTTCCAGTATCGCTGAAAAATTTGTCGCAATTGTTTTGAGTTGAGAAGGTTCTGTCGCGTTATCGACATACAGCTCTTCAATGAAGTCCTTAATAAGTTCTTCTTGCTCGGTGAGGCGAGGGTCGATGACTTCAAATGGCTTGAGCATTCGGTCGTTGATTGTCATCTGCATGTCAGGAGGTAAGCCCAGACTGATCTTGAACGAATCAAGACTGTCTTGGAGAGCTCGTTCTTGTCCGCGCAAGCGGTTGACCGAGTTCGTTAAATCAAACTGAACCTGCAAAACGTTTAATCCACTCGCGACGTTAGGAAGTGAGCTTTTCAATTCATCAATCTTTGCTTGAAACTCCGGATCGGGCCGAATGTTTCGGAAAATTTGCTCTTCCTGGGCGGTCATGAGCCCGCGCCAAATGAGTCGTTTGAGGCGATAGTCCAATTTATGCTGTAATTCTTCAGGGATTTCGAAATCAGCACCGAGATCCGGGACTTCGACATTTGCTGAAGAAAATTCTGGCTGGTTGGCAGCCAGCAAGCGTTCAAGTTGTTCACGAAGACGTTCAATGTTGCCCTCTTCGTTGCGAATCGCCTGAAATTGTTGCAGCAGGCCCAGATAGTCTTGAACGATGTCTGTAAACAATTCCTTCCGGAATCGAGCGAGACTACGAGCTTGATACAGAAGATCCCGTTCGATTTGGGTCAAATTTTCCAAGTTGACTTTTCGACCTGCATCGTTGAGCAATGGTTGCAGAATCTGAAACGAAAGTGTGGAAACAGACGAGCTTTGCCCGCCTGCTCCAAATGACCACAAAGTCGTGTTCGCCAAGCTCGTAACAAGTTGTGTTCCCCAGGGAAGTGATTGACTCACGCCGATCGAGTTAACGTTGAAACGGCCCAGGCCACCTCCCTCTGTCAATGTTCCAGAGACGCCACCTGTCGGTTCCAGATAACGAACCCCAAGTTGATACCGCTCAAACGTGACAGCTAAAGCTGTGAGGAACAAATTCTCCAATTCGAACTGATAGTCTCGACTATGAATTTGCGAGAGTTCGATCGCTTCGACGAGCTTCACATTTTCCAATTGTGGAACCGGAGCGATGTACTCTCCGGTGACTTCGTCGATCATCTCTGGAGTAAATCCAAACTGTGCCAACCACTGAGGGTTTTCGACACTCATCAAGTCTCCGAATTGATGCCAGCATTTGTAGCCTTCCCAGCCATTCACCCAATGCATGTAGGTGTGGGCTGCTGGATCATCTGGAGGGAGTGGAGCGTGGTCCGGGTCGTAGGGATCATAAAAACGACTCCGCGGGTCCGGCGTCAGATCGATCCTGGGGACGGCCCAGCGTTGGTCGGTCAGGTGTTCTGTGATCGCTTCATAGGTGTCGGCATCTGCTTGCTGCCTCCAGAATGAGCGTGAGCATCCTACAGAGGAACCCACGACTGAGAGTCCAATCAGACAGGTGATCCAGGATTTTAATTTACGGGATCGAATACGCATTACGCTGCCCTCCTTGTCAGGTCGCCATCCAGTTGCGACTTTTTGCAAGCATCGAGTAACGACTGGCACGCATCGACCAAACTGATTTTTGCTTCATTTGAAAGATGCTTCTGCAGTGTGGCTTCGATTTTTCTGTCGGTCAGTGAAATTTGCTCCGCGGCCAAGTGTCCTTGGGGTGTCAGAGTTAGGCGAGTTTTCCGGCGGTCTATTGCATCCCGCTCACGGTGAAGGAGTTGCTCTCCCCGGAGTCGTTCGATCAACGTGCATAAGCTGGATTCTGAGACACACATTTCCTGTGCCAGCTTTGTTTGGGTCCACTGCTCTGTTCCCTCGTTAGCGAGAAGTTTCAAAAGAACAGCAGCTGACTCACTGACAGCATTCCATTCAGAATATTGCTCTGAGATGAACTGGCGAGATGTGCGATTGAGTGCCGTCAGCGTGTCGACAAACTCTGAGTATTCTGATTTCACGCTTTCCGTCCTCGGTTTCAATGTCTATTCAACTCTACATGGCTGAAAGGCAGTCGTGCTCAGATTGAAGGCCCGTCGCTGACATCAGCGCAGGCTCAGGCAGATTGCTTTCGTCCGTTATCAAATAGTTCGGGTGCGAATGATTCGTTCCCGTAGCCTTTCAGACGATTTTGACGATTTTGACGAAAATTCACGCTTGGGGACTTTGGAAGTTTCTGAAATCTGATTTGAGTTCCGGAAAAACGCTCAAGAATTCGTTGATGCAACTGCATGTCTTGTCGCTACAACCAGAAACATCGGACATGGTTCCCTAGCTTTTCTGCCCTTCCTGCGGCTCCGAGTTTGCCTATTCGGGAAAATGAAGCACATTTCAGGTGAAGGATTCTCTCACAAAAAAAGTTGCGTGTGTCAGCCCCAGGGAGTGAGGAAGAAGCACCACGCAACTCCCCTCAAACAAGTTATGTAGGAGTCATTAATGGCGAACGATTCAGCCGCAGTTGTCGACACAAAAACAGATCGTCGAGGAGTACGACGTCGGACTCAAAGTGATCGAAGAGTCGTCGAAGCAAAAGAATTCTCGGGTGATGAAAAACGAGTCAGCTCGCGCCGGACTGTCGAAAGACGACGACAGATTGATCCAACCACCTGCGAACGTGACTACCAGCCTGATGAAGTCGAGTTCATGAAAGCAATGGATGACTACAAGCGTCGCAGTGGGCGTCAGTTCCCCACCTGGAGCGAAGTCTTGGAAGTGATCCGTGATCTCGGTTACCGAAAGGTCGCAACCCCTACACGGACATACGAATAGCAGTCCAGGCTTTCTGTAGAATCCGTCCGAAAACCTCTGGAATAGCCGCTTTTCTCAGTGTTTGAGAGAGCAATTTCAAGTTTCAGGATCAGTTCTATTAAGTGCCAGATCAGGAAAAGCCCGCAGTTGATGCTGCGGGCTTTTTCTAATTGGATCGAAGGCAAAACCGATTTGTGAATTCCTCTTGGCTTTTCATCATAGCACCTCGCCCTTCTGGGACTGCTCCTCGATTTTGGAAGGCGTTCAGCAGGGAGCTCAGAGACGGCGTCCAAATCGGCTGGAATGGGAGAAAAGAGGAAGACGAAGAGAGTGTCAAATCTCGTGGCAAACCTTGTGATTCGCTGCACGGTCTTTCAGAGCTTTGATGAACTTTTCTGAAGGAAAGAGTGACCTAACGTCCCCATAGCAAAAGCGGCGAGTGAAAATGGCTGGGGGCGTGGGCGCTCGCCCGGAAATTCCCAACAAGGAAAACTCCGGCCACACCCCCAGCCAATGCCCACTCGCTGTGTCCTGTTCACTTTTCTAATGCCCGGCACTTAACGCTCTCTGTTTGCAAGAGGTATGCCATCAACTCCTGAATCACGAGATGTTCCGCATCATCAATGATAAGAGCAACTTACGGCATATGTCTGAGAGCGAAGGCGCGTAGAGTTAGCAAACCTTGCAAGTAGATGTGAGCAGGTTTTAAGCAGAAGTGCGTAATCGCGCGTCATGTCGGCAGTGTGTCATGTCGGCAGTGAGGCATGGCGAGTCGAATTCCTGAGACCTCGGCAGCAGGGAGCACCGTTTTCGTCATCGTCACACTGAACGATGTCTCTGTGGTGAGCTCCGTATTGGTCTTCGCGATCTGCCTCGTGGCGAGAATCTATGACGTCAACACTGCAATCTTCACGGGCACTCAAAGAGTTAGGCAGCTTTGGTGCTTGCAGGTTGCCTGGATAAAGAGTTCAGGGTGGAGTGGACAAGGAGTCCTCTCGCAACGCTGTACGGTCCGAATATTGATGATCGCAATTCTTGAATGCGGAACGGCATGTGACTCTTGCGCATCACATGCGAAAGGAATTCGGGGAAACCATTCATGTGAGTTGGTCCCCCGGAGTAGACAACCGGCAGCCGTCGTTGCAATTGTAAATTCTGACTCACGCGTATTAAGTCTGGAAGCGCTGAGGCCCAAGCATCGGAAAGAAGTTGATGGAACTGTTGCACGATCCATAATTCGTCACCCGAGCCAGGCGATTCGAGAGAAATGTCCGCCTCTTGAAGCCACTTCCGGACCGAGTGCAAATCAAGATATCGATTCCCGCGTTGGTCCCATAAATATCGATGACGGCTCTTTGCGAAACGTTGTTCGATTGCCCGAAATCCTTGGCCGAAAACCGTTTCCAGAACTGGTGTCCCGTAACGCGTGATACTGATCGAGATTGATTCGGAGCCCAGAACGATTCCAATCCCGCTGAACTCGGATTCCTGCAACTCTGCTAATGCCAACGCCGACGCAGGTTTTAAAAATGTTGATCGATATCCGCGCAAGCTGAGGAGTTTTTCAATGACGTTCAACTGTTCGGTAGATTTCCGCATCATCGAATGTGGAAGTGTCGCAGTGCAGGTTGCATCTTTTGCCATTGGCACCAGGCTTTCGATCAGCACAGAGCAAACCTGTCGACCGACTGGATCATCCCAGGGGAAGTGCCCTTCTATCATGACAGGAAGCACAGGGCAATGAATCAAGCTTGCAAGTTCCTCAGCTGCGTTTCCGATGACTATGAGGGCGCCCTGAGCGAACGAAAAAGGAATTCGCGCCTGTTCTAACAACTTGCGATTTGATGGTTCGTCAGCCACGCTGCAATAGACAGCCGGGACTCTTCTAGCGATAAGGCGTTGTCCATCCTGACGAATAGAACGGAATTCACTACAACCAAGATCTAATGCAATTGTCTTCACGATTTCTGCTCCTGTGCCAGGATTCGCAGAGCCCGTTCAAGTGGACCACCTGGTATGTGAGTGACGTCATCGCGCACAGGTTCGACGACATCGTAGGCTGAATTCAATTTTTGATGCTTCACCGGTTGGACAACAGCGCGGTGAACTTCATTCACGTGATGGACTTCGGTCTGAGAAACCGTTTCTTCTGCCTTCTCTTCGGGGGCGTGCTCCGGGTCGATCCGGTGATGTACTCGCTCAGTCATCTTCTCAGCAGTGTTCTTTACAGCAGTGTTCTTTACAGCAGTATTTTTTACAGCAGTGTTCTTTTCTGCTGTCTCATCAGAACATTCCGCCGAGTCAACGGTAGATGCTGCGGAGAGTCTCGTTTTTTTCGGCTTGCTCGCTTGAGGAGTTTTCGCAAAGTGTGGACCACGAAGTGATTCGTGGCGGTCATGGTGGATCAATCGTTCTTGAGCAACTGGTTCACCATGAATATGAATTTCAGAGGGAACAACAACTTCTTCCTCGATCATCGGGATCGAGCGATTCAAGATCATTGAAACCTGTTGAAGGTCACTTTGTTCTTCGGAAACATCCACTGATGGACGAGTGTTCGAGGCTGTGTCGCTGATTTGATTTCGCTGCTTACGGCGATCATGTCTCGACCAGAGAACAGAAAGGACGAAGCCGATGAAGCCCATCAATGCGACCGCAAATGCAATCGGAAGGATCGTCCAGATTGATGGTACTCGTTTTGATATTGGAGTCTCAGATTTGGTTACCACTGGAGAAGAGTTTGCGATGGTTGAGGAGGAAGCATCTTTTCTCAATGCACTCTGAGGTGATGTTGTTGGGACGAGCCCCGTTTTGCTTGCTTGATTTCGATTGCCTCGATTGACCTGATTTCTGCGGACAGGAAACGCCTCTGGAGGTGCGGGGGCAACCGATGAAATGGACGTGGTTGGCAATGGTGCCGGAGCGGTAGTTGGTGCTGGAGCGGAAGTTGATGTCGCAGATTCGCTCTCGAGGAGCGGCAAATCATAAGACTGAAGTTGAGTCTGTGCAGTCTGTCGCGGCTCACTCAGGTATTCCGCAATCTTGGTCGTCATCTCACTCGGGATGGTTTTCTCAAAGCTCCTGGCAACTTGAGTCTTCTCCATCTTTGGCAGAGCAGGTCTCTCGGTCGAGACGAGAGGTGATTGAAGAGGAGTCAGAGTCAGTTCCGGGCCAGCAATCGGTCTTTCCGGAATCGGGGTGACGATCGATGGTCTCAGAGGAGCCGGGACCACAACCATGGAACTCTCTAATTCAGGCGCTTCGTTGTTGCTAAGAGGTTCTTCATTCTTTTCAGGTGTCAATGGGACAGCTGGCGGAAAGGCTTCCGTCGAGCTCAGAGCCTGAGTGTCGACAAGCTGAGGGTTGCACAGAATGACTGATCCTGGTGCAAGCATTCTCGTATTGGGGCGGCCGAATGGGTCTAGGATGTTTACGGAATCCGTTAATTGCTGAGTCTGTTTCAGCCGGTTGAGGAGGTCATCAACGGTTCGAATGTCAGTCGAAAGAGGCAAGACAATCGGCCGGTCATCAAGGCCAATGCAAGCGACCGGGATGACTGGGATTTCTGTTTCCGTTGTCATCTGCCCGGGGTTTGGAAGGACGACAATCACTTCACCCGACTGCACATTGGGTTGGCTTTCACGATTCGGGTTATAGAGAAAACGATATCGTTCCCTGCCACCACCGACGACACGGATTGTCGGGCGGGTCACCGAGGCGAAGCCTCCTGCAGATTCCAAAAGCCTTGAGAGAGAAACCTTGTGTTCATCAGCTGAGTAGACACCAGACCGGTGAACGGCCCCAACAATCGTGAAGTAATGAGTCTGGTTTTGGGGCTGAGAAGCCTCGACGATCTTCATGCCCGATGGTGATCGTTGAAGACTTTGAGAGCCGGCAAACTGGTTTTGCGCATTGGCCCCTTGATGAATCGACAGTGAAAAAGCTGCCAAACAAGCTACAAGTCGAACAAAATACCAACGTGACGACATCGTCTTGAGTCCCTCAATGGACAGACCGCTATCAATAAAATAGGCCCACATAGGGTTCGTCATCGGCAGAAACTGGTCGTCCGCATTAGGAGAATTCTGACAATCATGCGGGTCGCGAAGATTATGTAAAATGCGAAGACTGGGAGGTTACTCTTTGAGTAGGAAGTAAGGCTGACACCAGTTGACGCAATCGCCAACGTCGCCACGTAAGCCAAATCTCACGCTGAGTTTAAGGTTCTTTTGCCCATGGATTGGCAGAGCAGAAGGCTCTAAAAAATGAGAATCTGTCTGGGAAAGTCGGTGTGAACTGACCTCGGTGTCATCGAGGCTGATGTGAATGTCGACTGCCCCGTTTTGGTCAGCCCGGTCATCAAGCCCGAGAGAAAAAATGAAGGACTCGGCATTTGAAGGAATCGCGAAAATAAGTTCAGACTGACTTCTGACCCCATAGCCAGTCGCAAAAAGCTGATCGCCAGAGAGCAACAGTTGTCCAGAGGCATTCCGGTTCTGATTGAAAGAGGTGATGTTGCCAAAATAGTCTTCGTTGTGAGAGCGGAGTGGCTGATCCCGGTTCAGGAGATGGTGCCGTTTATCCCAGAACTCGATGCGACAAATATCACTCATCCGAATCGAGAGCGTCCCGATCTCCGGGAGTTCAACATTCAGCTTCTCTTTCGAAAAGTCGAAATCGTCCGCAATTGTTGAAAGAACTGACCCATTTTTCAGGAACAACTGAGCATATTTGGAACCGATAGGAATCTCAGCAGCGAGTGCCGGATTCAGTTTGATCGACAGTGAATTGGATCGTGGAAGTTTCAGGTTTCCTAAGTCTGTTTTGAAATGGATTTCGTCGTCGTCGAAAGAGACTAATTCCCCTCTTACGACGTCCTGATTTTTCAAGATGACGACGTCATCCGCTTCTGGATCCACTGCACTCTTTTTCAGATTCGTGATACAGACATCGAAGAAGACTTCCCTCACGTATTCGATTGGAATCGATAGTTTCTGGTTTTCAAACTTCGCAAGAAATCGTTCTTCAGAAAGCAGAAGATCGCTGACAAAGTAGATGTCGTTATTTGTGAGTTGGAGTCCGATGGAACGTGTTATTTTCCGGCTGTATGACCTTCGAAATGAGATCGTTTTGATTTGTTTCCTTGGAAGGACATCCGGGGCTCCCGAACTGGTCTTAAACTGAATGGAATCCTTTTCCCAACTCAAGTTGGTCACTTCGGCTTGAGCACCATCCTGCATTCTCAGCACGATCTCTTCACCTGACGAAAAAGCGGGTACGGCGAAGAGCAGCAACGTGAAAAGAAGCAGCCTGAATAGGAACGAGTTGGATGATTCACTGCGGGGAGTCATGGTTGCCTGATTGTCGTTGCCTGATAATGGCTGTCGGAAATGAGGTGAGACTATTGAACCGAGTTTTAGAATCATACAGGGTTAACGTTCAAAAATCGGGACCAGATTGTTGGGGATCTGCAGCGCGATTAATGCCATCGCAGTGGCGTATTCGTTTCCCATTGCAGTATCTTCCCAGTGATCAGTGTTTACGGAATCAAGGAGTCTGTCACGCAGTACCGGAAATCCGTTCGACCAATCCTCTCCACCGGAGTGCCAGTACGCTTGAGCGCTGTAGTAGGCTGCATAGTAACGATACGCTCGGTCATCGTTGAGTTCTCGCTTCGCATGGAGGTATTCAAACCCCCGTTGCAATGCTGGGTCATCAGTAATTCCTGCAGTGTAAAGTGCGACGAGCGCTGCCGCAGACCGGGCGACTTTGGATTCTGCCGCATCGAAGATTCGGTATCGAAATCCTCCATCAGGGTTTTGACACTTCTTGAGGTACACAACAGCCCGGTCGATCACTTCCTTGGGGACTGCAATGCCTGCATTCCTCGCCGCTCGCAATGCCATCACCTGACAGACTGTGACAGAGATGTCTGCGTCGTCCGGGACGGGATTGTAACGCCACCCCCCTTCTGAGTTTTGGGTCGCAATAATGAGGTTCACCGCTTTTTTGAGTTTCAGGCGCAAGTCATCGCGGTTGGACATGCCGTAAACTTCGGCCAGAAACATCGTCCCAAATCCATGCCCATACATGGGACCATGTGTTTTGAGTTCTGTGTTGACGAGATAACCATTCGGCTGTGAACAAGAGAGCATGAACTGAACAGACTTTGAAACATGCTCTGCATACGGTCCTGCCTCTGGAACACTTCCTGATGCAAGAAACGCCATTCCGCAAAGTGCTGTGACTCCGACTTGATGCGGGGATGTTCTCGCCGTCCCAAAAGTGCCGTCCTCATTTTGACGTTCAGCCAGCCATTTCAACGCATCTTCTGTCACTCGAACTGCACGCTCATCGAGAAACTTTGATTGTCCCGGTGGCTCCTGCGCATGAAGTTGGCTGACAGGGACGAACCAAACCTGCGAAACCATACAGAAGCCGAACAGAGAAAATAGAATGCAACTGATGAAGCGGCACCTGAGTCGGCATTTGCATCTGCATGGAGTTGCACGCAATTTCAATATCGGATTGAAGTCGCCGGAAATGGGCATCAGAAATCTGGTCAGATATTTGGGTAGAAATTCTGGACAATTCATTTAAGGATTGCTCAGCGTAACGAATGCCAAGACGATCGAATAGGAATGCCTCATCAGTGCGATGTCTCATCAGTGCGATGCCGTGGCTGAGCGATTGAAGTCTATCAGCTTTCGTGGCTGGGCATTCATTGTCCAGCGTTTGACCAAATCAATTTCATCAGACAGAGTCTTGTAAGACCACGACCACAATCGGCCGGGATACCTCGCACGAGTTCAGTCAACGATGTGAAGCTTTCCGTTGTGATGATTCTCATGTCGCAGAAAATCCGGTCTTGGTGCTCATCAGCTTCGTAGAGTTCCTTGACTCCTTCTGGAAAAACGAGAGACTTAAATGCGCTACAATCCCTACATTTTCGCATTGTATGAATTCGCAACGACTGTTAACGATTGCTCTGATCATCGTCTATTGCTTCTCTGTGATAGGCTGGAGCGATTATGATCTGTCTGTGAAGTCAGGCTGTCGTTGTTCTGAGAAAGCACAGTCGGACAACGCATGCTGCTGTTCTGCCAAGGGAAATCAAAGAGCAGCCGAGGCGACGAAAAGCCGCTGTTGCAGCTCTTCGAAAGCTGAAGACTCAAGCAACTGTGGAGCGCAGCAGGTCGCGAAATCGATTTGTTGCAGCAGCAGTGAAAAGCCTGAAGGCCCAG from Thalassoglobus polymorphus includes the following:
- a CDS encoding efflux RND transporter periplasmic adaptor subunit; translated protein: MERGPFLVSLSVQGNLDSQSNATLSSAVEGTTTIISIVPEGTIVEAGDIVCELDSSSLREKAKQQEITVTQADAALAQAIEALEIQKKQNESDIAAAELKWDLAKLDLEMYTKGEYPQLEKQLNGSVALAEEELLRVQENQTFTQEQVKKGYRTQNELDAARIAVKQAELKLQGAREELKVLVDFTKRRTEAELKANDKEFELELERTKLKARAAQTQYEKDVEARKLTYEVELERFEDNKAQIEACILKAPQKGEVVYASMSGSRRSSEPVNIEEGATIRERQAIINLPDVTQMKVDCRIHESLIGSVRKGLPARIRIDAYPGQYFNGVIKTVSSVPMAGSWPNTDLREYSTEIHLTDEVEKIRKLRPGLTAQVEILVDNRQDVLQVPVQSIVTVAGQQFSFVINQQGRPERREVKIGESNQSHVEILDGIEAGEQVVLNPQSRFEDEINELKAELASENGDGLSDLQTPPDSQEEEKPKGKPEKEAAKGPPAGGFDPAAIISRLDKDGDGKISKEEAPAQMKERFDSMDTDKDGKISKAEFSAAPRKR
- a CDS encoding TolC family protein gives rise to the protein MRIRSRKLKSWITCLIGLSVVGSSVGCSRSFWRQQADADTYEAITEHLTDQRWAVPRIDLTPDPRSRFYDPYDPDHAPLPPDDPAAHTYMHWVNGWEGYKCWHQFGDLMSVENPQWLAQFGFTPEMIDEVTGEYIAPVPQLENVKLVEAIELSQIHSRDYQFELENLFLTALAVTFERYQLGVRYLEPTGGVSGTLTEGGGLGRFNVNSIGVSQSLPWGTQLVTSLANTTLWSFGAGGQSSSVSTLSFQILQPLLNDAGRKVNLENLTQIERDLLYQARSLARFRKELFTDIVQDYLGLLQQFQAIRNEEGNIERLREQLERLLAANQPEFSSANVEVPDLGADFEIPEELQHKLDYRLKRLIWRGLMTAQEEQIFRNIRPDPEFQAKIDELKSSLPNVASGLNVLQVQFDLTNSVNRLRGQERALQDSLDSFKISLGLPPDMQMTINDRMLKPFEVIDPRLTEQEELIKDFIEELYVDNATEPSQLKTIATNFSAILETVKRDVVEVIGNDLDKFKTILPTRLETLEEPSAKAQLMADYTQVKDRYEAFLGDFGDIEAATEAILVRLEQPDIDEVLALQLLSQLIDMRQDLLLKVQSAAVIQVSSRVELIDIAEFDVSLEDATYTAVDQRLDLMNSRARVMDARRRVEVIANDLKSVLDVGIDGSLSTPSGETNPFDFRSDTGQLTASLSFDTPLDQIDERNAYREALIAYQRQRRNYMAAEDEVKASVRTAWRQLNVLKQNLETSRLAVRIAALQYESAVAEGAAPKDPRQVANSGSSGVEGQNLTRALSSILQAQNQLISNYVSYERNRLNIYRDMGIMDIGPDGIWNDQVYRNLDRFDEEAVNNGGFNEDNNINENDSAVRQLNGLDRGGNRVSLLGGTRPGDENDEPGVVELDHVLGRLGENPGRSADVESGARPFPGQFVGTRESRQSE
- a CDS encoding MarR family winged helix-turn-helix transcriptional regulator translates to MKSEYSEFVDTLTALNRTSRQFISEQYSEWNAVSESAAVLLKLLANEGTEQWTQTKLAQEMCVSESSLCTLIERLRGEQLLHRERDAIDRRKTRLTLTPQGHLAAEQISLTDRKIEATLQKHLSNEAKISLVDACQSLLDACKKSQLDGDLTRRAA
- a CDS encoding disk-shape morphogenesis protein volactin; amino-acid sequence: MKTIALDLGCSEFRSIRQDGQRLIARRVPAVYCSVADEPSNRKLLEQARIPFSFAQGALIVIGNAAEELASLIHCPVLPVMIEGHFPWDDPVGRQVCSVLIESLVPMAKDATCTATLPHSMMRKSTEQLNVIEKLLSLRGYRSTFLKPASALALAELQESEFSGIGIVLGSESISISITRYGTPVLETVFGQGFRAIEQRFAKSRHRYLWDQRGNRYLDLHSVRKWLQEADISLESPGSGDELWIVQQFHQLLSDAWASALPDLIRVSQNLQLQRRLPVVYSGGPTHMNGFPEFLSHVMRKSHMPFRIQELRSSIFGPYSVARGLLVHSTLNSLSRQPASTKAA
- a CDS encoding polysaccharide biosynthesis/export family protein — its product is MTNPMWAYFIDSGLSIEGLKTMSSRWYFVRLVACLAAFSLSIHQGANAQNQFAGSQSLQRSPSGMKIVEASQPQNQTHYFTIVGAVHRSGVYSADEHKVSLSRLLESAGGFASVTRPTIRVVGGGRERYRFLYNPNRESQPNVQSGEVIVVLPNPGQMTTETEIPVIPVACIGLDDRPIVLPLSTDIRTVDDLLNRLKQTQQLTDSVNILDPFGRPNTRMLAPGSVILCNPQLVDTQALSSTEAFPPAVPLTPEKNEEPLSNNEAPELESSMVVVPAPLRPSIVTPIPERPIAGPELTLTPLQSPLVSTERPALPKMEKTQVARSFEKTIPSEMTTKIAEYLSEPRQTAQTQLQSYDLPLLESESATSTSAPAPTTAPAPLPTTSISSVAPAPPEAFPVRRNQVNRGNRNQASKTGLVPTTSPQSALRKDASSSTIANSSPVVTKSETPISKRVPSIWTILPIAFAVALMGFIGFVLSVLWSRHDRRKQRNQISDTASNTRPSVDVSEEQSDLQQVSMILNRSIPMIEEEVVVPSEIHIHGEPVAQERLIHHDRHESLRGPHFAKTPQASKPKKTRLSAASTVDSAECSDETAEKNTAVKNTAVKNTAVKNTAEKMTERVHHRIDPEHAPEEKAEETVSQTEVHHVNEVHRAVVQPVKHQKLNSAYDVVEPVRDDVTHIPGGPLERALRILAQEQKS
- a CDS encoding NPCBM/NEW2 domain-containing protein; translated protein: MQDGAQAEVTNLSWEKDSIQFKTSSGAPDVLPRKQIKTISFRRSYSRKITRSIGLQLTNNDIYFVSDLLLSEERFLAKFENQKLSIPIEYVREVFFDVCITNLKKSAVDPEADDVVILKNQDVVRGELVSFDDDEIHFKTDLGNLKLPRSNSLSIKLNPALAAEIPIGSKYAQLFLKNGSVLSTIADDFDFSKEKLNVELPEIGTLSIRMSDICRIEFWDKRHHLLNRDQPLRSHNEDYFGNITSFNQNRNASGQLLLSGDQLFATGYGVRSQSELIFAIPSNAESFIFSLGLDDRADQNGAVDIHISLDDTEVSSHRLSQTDSHFLEPSALPIHGQKNLKLSVRFGLRGDVGDCVNWCQPYFLLKE
- a CDS encoding prenyltransferase/squalene oxidase repeat-containing protein; the encoded protein is MVSQVWFVPVSQLHAQEPPGQSKFLDERAVRVTEDALKWLAERQNEDGTFGTARTSPHQVGVTALCGMAFLASGSVPEAGPYAEHVSKSVQFMLSCSQPNGYLVNTELKTHGPMYGHGFGTMFLAEVYGMSNRDDLRLKLKKAVNLIIATQNSEGGWRYNPVPDDADISVTVCQVMALRAARNAGIAVPKEVIDRAVVYLKKCQNPDGGFRYRIFDAAESKVARSAAALVALYTAGITDDPALQRGFEYLHAKRELNDDRAYRYYAAYYSAQAYWHSGGEDWSNGFPVLRDRLLDSVNTDHWEDTAMGNEYATAMALIALQIPNNLVPIFER